The following are encoded in a window of Haloarcula halophila genomic DNA:
- a CDS encoding NfeD family protein translates to MVGSLTVPVFAPAQVDPLFGLSLSVLLFLAGAGLIVGEALAPGTHFFVLGVALLTAGLVGLFIPASLGILAPVVLTVVVLATTAVTLWGYRKLDFAAPGRGQTLSSDSLKGQFGVVTERVTESEGQVKLEDGGFNPYYQARSIDGTIEEGEEVLVVDPGGGNVLKVERVAAAGDDIDRALERDRERSTESEKA, encoded by the coding sequence ATGGTAGGCTCGCTGACTGTCCCTGTCTTCGCCCCTGCCCAGGTCGACCCACTGTTCGGGCTGTCCCTCTCGGTACTGCTGTTTCTCGCCGGGGCCGGTCTCATCGTCGGGGAGGCGTTGGCACCGGGGACACACTTCTTCGTGCTCGGCGTCGCGCTCCTGACCGCCGGGTTGGTCGGCCTGTTCATCCCTGCGAGCCTAGGCATCCTCGCACCGGTCGTCCTCACCGTCGTCGTCCTGGCGACGACGGCAGTGACGCTGTGGGGGTACCGGAAGCTGGATTTCGCTGCGCCGGGCCGCGGGCAGACGCTCAGTTCCGATTCGCTGAAAGGCCAGTTCGGCGTCGTCACCGAACGGGTCACGGAATCCGAGGGCCAGGTCAAACTCGAAGACGGCGGCTTCAACCCGTACTATCAGGCCCGCAGCATCGACGGGACCATCGAGGAAGGCGAGGAAGTGTTGGTCGTCGATCCCGGCGGCGGGAACGTCCTCAAGGTCGAGCGGGTCGCGGCGGCCGGCGACGACATCGACCGCGCGCTCGAACGGGATCGGGAGCGGTCGACCGAGTCGGAGAAAGCGTGA
- a CDS encoding isoaspartyl peptidase/L-asparaginase, with product MHVIVHGGAGSVPEQPTDRHATLSEAATVASDAATPTEAVRAAIRPLERAPSFNAGVGGAVQSDGVVRTDAGLMTADGTAGAACSMPGVAHAVDVAHAVATETPHVLVAGQQAVDLAAMCGIDTGVDLWTDGTRRRWEGADPPAQLGEAHLQWVRDRFGGHDTVGAVATDGDRLAAATSTAGRWFALAGRVGDVPQLGAGFYADENGGASATGEGEAIARFGLARRAVELLDTYGPRQAAEEAIDEFADATGGRAGVIVMDQAGHAGSEFNTQAMQTARVGPD from the coding sequence ATGCACGTGATCGTCCACGGCGGGGCCGGGAGTGTACCCGAGCAGCCGACTGATCGCCACGCGACACTCAGTGAGGCTGCGACGGTCGCCAGCGACGCGGCGACACCGACCGAGGCCGTCCGCGCGGCGATTCGCCCGTTAGAACGCGCCCCGTCGTTCAACGCCGGTGTCGGTGGGGCCGTCCAGAGCGACGGGGTGGTTCGGACGGACGCCGGCCTGATGACCGCCGACGGGACTGCCGGCGCGGCCTGCTCGATGCCCGGCGTCGCCCACGCCGTCGACGTCGCTCACGCCGTCGCCACGGAGACGCCCCACGTCCTGGTGGCCGGCCAGCAGGCCGTCGACCTCGCGGCCATGTGTGGGATCGACACCGGGGTCGACCTCTGGACGGACGGGACACGGCGGCGCTGGGAGGGAGCCGACCCGCCGGCGCAACTGGGCGAGGCCCACCTCCAGTGGGTCCGGGATCGGTTCGGCGGACACGACACCGTGGGCGCGGTCGCCACCGACGGCGACCGGCTGGCGGCAGCCACCTCGACGGCCGGGCGGTGGTTCGCGCTGGCCGGCCGGGTGGGAGACGTTCCACAACTGGGCGCGGGGTTCTACGCCGACGAGAACGGCGGTGCGAGCGCGACCGGCGAGGGCGAAGCGATCGCCAGGTTCGGGCTCGCCCGACGGGCCGTCGAGTTGCTGGACACCTACGGCCCCCGTCAGGCTGCGGAGGAGGCCATCGACGAGTTCGCCGACGCGACCGGCGGTCGGGCCGGCGTGATCGTCATGGATCAGGCCGGCCACGCCGGGTCGGAGTTCAACACACAGGCGATGCAGACGGCACGCGTAGGGCCGGACTGA
- the map gene encoding type II methionyl aminopeptidase gives MSDVDLQAEQYEKCREAGEILAQVRDEAAERVEVGASHLELAEWAEDRIRELGGEPAFPVNISIDEEAAHATPSRDDDATFGEEMVNLDIGVHVDGWLADTAVTVDLSGQDDLAAASEEALDAALDIAGPGVDVGEIGAAVEDVIEGYGFNPVVNLTGHGLGHWEQHTAPNIPNREVQQGAVLETGDVVAIEPFATDGGGKVQEGADEEIFALEREGNVRNRQARQVLDQITEEFRTLPFAARWLDSSRAEMALRRLQQQDIVHGYPVLKEQDGYYVSQKEHTVIITEDGCEVTTRSR, from the coding sequence ATGAGCGACGTGGACCTCCAGGCCGAGCAGTACGAGAAGTGCCGCGAGGCCGGAGAGATTCTCGCACAGGTACGCGACGAGGCCGCAGAACGGGTCGAGGTCGGCGCCAGCCACCTCGAACTCGCCGAGTGGGCCGAAGACCGCATCCGGGAACTCGGCGGTGAACCGGCCTTCCCGGTCAACATCTCGATCGACGAGGAGGCCGCTCACGCGACTCCCTCCCGTGACGACGACGCCACGTTCGGCGAGGAGATGGTCAACCTGGACATCGGCGTCCACGTCGACGGCTGGCTCGCCGACACTGCCGTCACCGTCGACCTCTCCGGCCAGGACGACCTGGCCGCGGCCTCTGAAGAAGCGTTGGACGCGGCCCTCGACATCGCGGGTCCCGGCGTCGACGTCGGGGAGATCGGCGCGGCCGTCGAGGACGTCATCGAGGGGTACGGCTTCAACCCGGTCGTCAACCTCACCGGCCACGGACTGGGCCACTGGGAACAGCATACGGCCCCGAACATCCCGAACCGCGAGGTGCAACAGGGCGCGGTCCTAGAGACCGGCGACGTGGTCGCCATCGAGCCGTTCGCGACCGACGGCGGCGGGAAGGTCCAGGAAGGGGCCGACGAAGAGATCTTCGCGCTCGAACGCGAGGGCAACGTCCGAAACCGCCAGGCCCGACAGGTCCTCGATCAGATCACCGAGGAGTTCCGGACGCTGCCCTTCGCCGCCCGGTGGCTCGACTCCTCGCGGGCCGAGATGGCGCTTCGCCGGCTCCAGCAACAGGACATCGTCCACGGCTACCCCGTCCTCAAAGAGCAGGACGGCTACTACGTCAGCCAGAAAGAACACACCGTCATCATCACCGAGGACGGCTGTGAAGTGACGACACGGTCGCGGTAA
- a CDS encoding HIT family protein, giving the protein MDQVFAPWRIDWVEREEQNPDIDCVFCAFRDDDADRDNRVVARSERSFVLLNNYPYNPGHVMVIPHDHTGEYGDLDEATLLDHARLKQRAFDALETALGPDAFNAGLNLGGSAAGGSIDDHLHTHVVPRWDGDTNFMPVVGDTKVIVEAVADTYDRLHDAFAQQDGAETPGPDSAVRFA; this is encoded by the coding sequence ATGGACCAGGTGTTCGCGCCGTGGCGGATCGACTGGGTCGAGCGCGAGGAGCAGAACCCCGACATCGACTGCGTCTTCTGTGCGTTCCGGGACGACGACGCCGACCGGGACAACCGGGTCGTCGCCCGGAGCGAACGGTCGTTCGTCCTCCTGAACAACTACCCCTACAACCCGGGCCACGTGATGGTCATCCCCCACGACCACACCGGCGAGTACGGCGATCTCGACGAGGCGACGCTGTTGGACCACGCCCGGTTGAAACAGCGGGCCTTCGACGCACTGGAGACGGCGCTCGGACCGGACGCGTTCAACGCCGGTCTGAACCTCGGTGGGTCGGCGGCCGGGGGTTCCATCGACGACCACCTCCACACACACGTCGTCCCGCGGTGGGACGGTGATACGAACTTCATGCCGGTCGTCGGCGACACGAAGGTGATCGTCGAGGCGGTCGCGGACACCTACGACCGGTTGCACGACGCGTTCGCCCAGCAGGACGGTGCCGAGACGCCGGGACCGGACAGCGCTGTTCGGTTCGCGTAG
- a CDS encoding cation diffusion facilitator family transporter — MSRRATLRRVGLLVLGVNLALMLLKGGVWAMTGSFAVQSEAVNSAADTAYSLVIVAGLYLTTRPPDFEHPHGHERIEPFVSLFVAAGIFLAGGVVLWQAGSALLSGDVTVTRGPAAISVLVLSAVTKYGLYRYCLAAGRQRNSPALVATATDNRNDILTAGAALVGVVGALLGFPLADPLAALVVAVGILYTGVEVVRDNVAYLVGAAPPEDLRKEILKRALSHPQVQGAHDVIAHYVGPEIDVSLHIEVEGALTLREAHDIETAVIKSVQELPEVDDVFVHVDPKELGEWKADDEVERLADLE; from the coding sequence ATGTCACGCCGCGCGACGCTCCGGCGGGTCGGGCTCCTGGTCCTCGGTGTGAACCTCGCGCTGATGCTGCTGAAAGGCGGCGTCTGGGCGATGACCGGGAGCTTCGCCGTCCAGTCCGAAGCCGTCAACAGCGCCGCCGACACCGCCTACTCGCTGGTCATCGTCGCCGGCCTTTATCTGACGACGCGGCCGCCCGACTTCGAGCACCCTCACGGCCACGAGCGGATCGAGCCGTTCGTCTCGCTGTTCGTCGCTGCCGGCATCTTCCTCGCCGGCGGTGTCGTCCTCTGGCAGGCCGGTTCGGCACTCCTATCGGGCGACGTCACCGTCACGAGAGGGCCGGCCGCTATCTCGGTCCTCGTGCTCTCGGCGGTGACCAAGTACGGGCTCTACCGGTACTGTCTGGCCGCGGGCCGCCAGCGCAACTCGCCGGCACTGGTCGCGACCGCGACGGACAACCGAAACGACATCCTCACCGCCGGCGCGGCGTTGGTCGGTGTCGTCGGCGCGTTACTGGGGTTCCCGCTCGCGGACCCGCTGGCCGCACTGGTCGTCGCCGTCGGCATCCTCTACACCGGCGTCGAGGTGGTCCGGGACAACGTCGCGTACCTCGTCGGCGCTGCACCGCCCGAGGACCTCCGCAAGGAGATCCTCAAACGCGCGCTCTCACACCCTCAGGTCCAGGGCGCTCACGACGTCATCGCTCACTACGTCGGCCCCGAGATCGACGTCAGCCTCCACATCGAGGTCGAGGGTGCGCTCACCCTGCGGGAGGCCCACGACATCGAGACGGCGGTGATCAAGTCGGTCCAGGAGCTTCCGGAAGTCGACGACGTGTTCGTCCACGTCGATCCGAAGGAACTGGGCGAGTGGAAGGCCGACGACGAGGTCGAACGGCTGGCCGATCTGGAGTGA
- a CDS encoding YbhB/YbcL family Raf kinase inhibitor-like protein — protein MRRRSFLAAVGTAMGTAGCVGSSRPRQPFRVSLPGSDGTFPVRHTCDGAGESPAIAVESVPEPVVALAVTAESNRDAIIEPVHWTLWNVPADREEIPAGLPRTATVETLGGARQGQPSNGSPGYEPLCPPPGGTAEYRFQVYGLDASLELPGGAAHDDALDAITAAAVASQRFVRAYERPADAESGSE, from the coding sequence ATGCGACGCCGCTCGTTCCTGGCAGCAGTCGGGACGGCGATGGGGACGGCCGGCTGTGTCGGGTCGTCGCGTCCTCGGCAGCCGTTCCGCGTCTCACTCCCCGGCAGCGACGGGACGTTTCCGGTCCGTCACACCTGTGACGGTGCGGGCGAGTCGCCGGCGATCGCCGTCGAATCGGTCCCCGAACCGGTGGTGGCGCTGGCCGTGACCGCCGAGTCCAACAGGGACGCGATCATCGAACCCGTCCACTGGACGCTCTGGAACGTCCCGGCCGACCGGGAAGAGATTCCCGCTGGCCTGCCGCGAACGGCGACGGTCGAAACGCTTGGCGGTGCACGACAGGGTCAGCCCTCGAACGGATCGCCGGGCTACGAGCCGCTCTGTCCACCCCCCGGTGGGACTGCGGAGTACCGGTTTCAGGTGTACGGGCTCGACGCGTCCCTGGAACTGCCGGGTGGGGCGGCACACGACGACGCACTCGACGCGATCACCGCCGCAGCCGTCGCCAGTCAGCGCTTCGTCCGGGCGTACGAGCGGCCGGCCGACGCGGAGTCCGGCTCCGAGTGA
- a CDS encoding tRNA (N(6)-L-threonylcarbamoyladenosine(37)-C(2))-methylthiotransferase, translating into MARYHIETYGCTSNRGETQQIEQTLREGGHHPADSPESADVAILNTCTVLEKTERNMLERAKELDAETPADLVVTGCMALAQGDQFRDAGVDAEILHWDDVAQHVLNGECPTVTPDTETVLNGVVGILPIARGCMSDCSYCITKQATGRIDSPSVEENVEKARALVHAGAKEVRITGQDTGVYGWDTNQGESLLPELLDRICTEIDGEFRVRVGMANPKGLHGVREELARVFAEHDELYNFIHAPVQSGSDDVLADMRRQHAVDEYVEVVEAFDEALSYWTLSTDFIVGFPTEDPEDHEQSMALLRETRPEKINVTRFSKRPGTDAAEMKGLGGQTKKDRSKAMTELKMELTGQAYEEMIGQESSVLLVEDGTEESLVGYDEAYRQVVIADAEQRGLEVGDIVDVEVTSHNTVYAFGEPVKAALAAD; encoded by the coding sequence ATGGCCCGCTATCACATCGAGACGTACGGGTGTACCTCCAACAGGGGGGAGACCCAGCAGATCGAGCAGACGCTCCGGGAGGGAGGCCACCACCCCGCCGATAGCCCCGAGTCGGCGGACGTGGCCATCCTCAACACCTGTACGGTCCTGGAGAAGACCGAGCGCAACATGCTCGAACGGGCCAAAGAACTCGACGCGGAGACGCCGGCCGACCTCGTCGTCACGGGCTGTATGGCCCTGGCACAGGGCGATCAGTTCCGCGATGCCGGCGTCGACGCCGAGATCCTCCACTGGGACGACGTGGCTCAGCACGTCCTCAACGGGGAGTGTCCGACTGTCACGCCCGACACCGAGACCGTCTTGAACGGCGTCGTCGGCATCCTCCCGATCGCACGGGGCTGTATGAGCGACTGCTCGTACTGTATCACAAAGCAGGCGACGGGCCGTATCGACTCACCGTCCGTCGAGGAGAACGTCGAGAAAGCCCGGGCACTGGTCCACGCCGGCGCGAAGGAAGTGCGGATCACCGGCCAGGACACCGGCGTCTACGGCTGGGACACCAACCAGGGCGAGAGCCTGCTGCCCGAACTACTGGACCGCATCTGTACCGAGATCGACGGCGAGTTCCGGGTCCGGGTCGGGATGGCCAACCCGAAGGGGCTCCACGGCGTCCGGGAGGAACTCGCTCGGGTGTTCGCCGAACACGACGAACTGTACAACTTCATCCACGCCCCGGTCCAGTCCGGCAGCGACGACGTGCTCGCGGACATGCGCCGCCAGCACGCCGTCGACGAGTACGTCGAGGTCGTCGAGGCCTTCGACGAGGCGCTTTCCTACTGGACGCTGTCGACGGACTTCATCGTCGGGTTCCCCACCGAGGACCCCGAAGACCACGAACAGTCGATGGCGCTCTTGCGCGAAACCCGCCCGGAGAAGATCAACGTCACGCGCTTCTCGAAGCGGCCCGGCACCGACGCCGCCGAGATGAAAGGGTTGGGCGGCCAGACGAAGAAGGACCGCTCGAAGGCCATGACCGAGTTGAAGATGGAGCTGACCGGCCAGGCCTACGAGGAGATGATCGGGCAGGAATCGTCGGTGCTGCTCGTCGAGGACGGCACCGAGGAGTCGCTGGTGGGTTACGACGAAGCCTATCGGCAGGTCGTGATCGCCGACGCGGAACAGCGGGGACTGGAGGTCGGCGACATCGTCGACGTCGAGGTGACGAGTCACAACACGGTGTATGCCTTCGGCGAGCCCGTGAAGGCGGCGCTGGCTGCCGATTGA
- the deoC gene encoding deoxyribose-phosphate aldolase, with amino-acid sequence MDDVPDRIEHTVLGPTTTPDDVRGCLDEAIQYGMRACIPPCYLPLATDYANVTLSTVIDFPHGQGSPDAACHEARRAWDDGADELDLVCNVGRLKAGEDDAVREKIAEVVAAVPIPVKVIVEAPLLTEAELHRVGNLASEADAAFLKTATGFSEGGATAPDVELLSNYLPVKASGGVGSWAEAKAMFEAGAERIGASSGDVIVGEWREERDESGRDW; translated from the coding sequence ATGGACGACGTTCCCGACCGGATCGAGCACACCGTGCTGGGGCCGACCACGACCCCCGACGACGTGCGGGGCTGCCTCGACGAGGCCATACAGTACGGCATGCGTGCCTGTATTCCACCCTGTTACCTCCCGCTTGCGACCGACTACGCCAACGTCACGCTGTCGACGGTGATCGACTTTCCCCACGGCCAGGGAAGCCCGGACGCGGCCTGTCACGAGGCCCGGAGAGCGTGGGACGACGGGGCCGACGAACTCGATCTGGTGTGTAACGTCGGGCGCCTGAAAGCCGGCGAGGACGACGCCGTCCGCGAGAAGATCGCTGAGGTCGTCGCCGCCGTTCCGATCCCGGTGAAGGTCATCGTCGAGGCACCGCTGTTGACCGAGGCCGAACTCCACCGCGTCGGCAATCTGGCCTCCGAGGCCGACGCCGCGTTCCTCAAGACCGCCACGGGCTTCTCCGAGGGGGGTGCGACAGCCCCGGACGTCGAACTACTGAGCAACTACCTCCCGGTCAAAGCCAGCGGCGGCGTCGGCTCCTGGGCCGAGGCGAAGGCGATGTTCGAGGCCGGTGCCGAGCGGATCGGCGCCTCGAGCGGCGACGTGATCGTCGGCGAGTGGCGCGAAGAACGGGACGAATCCGGCCGGGACTGGTGA
- a CDS encoding DUF63 family protein — protein sequence MVLPSGFGLPPLPYVIALASGTLLVTVLLYAVEPPIDQRTVAALAPWMAVGGALHAFNQPPIEAYDAVYRPLFGTPSVYLTTYVVLGIAWIAASLFGVRTSHDETVTRNLGLIGTGVLTVLLVIGVTMALEAGSLFLLWPTVAVVASVVVAAVVVLIVALWRTPVVVRARYAAPVVVFAHTLDGISTAIGTDILGIGERSPVPREIMEFAGSLEASSVLGSGWLFVAVKLVVAVAVVLLMHQYLEEEPVEGGLLLSLIAAVGLGPATNNIVLFLFLAP from the coding sequence ATGGTACTGCCGTCCGGGTTCGGACTGCCACCCTTGCCGTACGTGATCGCACTCGCTTCGGGGACGCTGTTGGTGACGGTCCTGCTGTACGCTGTCGAGCCGCCGATCGATCAGCGGACGGTTGCCGCGCTAGCGCCGTGGATGGCCGTCGGCGGGGCGCTCCACGCGTTCAATCAGCCGCCGATCGAGGCCTACGACGCCGTCTACCGGCCGCTGTTCGGGACGCCGTCGGTGTATCTCACGACCTACGTCGTTCTGGGGATCGCCTGGATCGCGGCGTCGCTGTTCGGCGTCCGGACCAGCCACGACGAGACGGTCACCCGGAACCTCGGACTCATCGGGACCGGCGTGCTCACGGTCCTGCTGGTGATCGGCGTGACGATGGCGCTGGAGGCGGGGTCGCTGTTCTTGCTGTGGCCGACCGTCGCCGTCGTCGCGAGCGTCGTCGTCGCTGCCGTCGTCGTCCTCATCGTCGCGCTCTGGCGGACCCCGGTGGTGGTCCGTGCCCGCTATGCCGCGCCGGTCGTCGTCTTCGCACACACCCTAGACGGCATCTCGACGGCCATCGGGACCGACATCCTCGGGATCGGCGAGCGCTCTCCGGTCCCCCGGGAGATCATGGAGTTCGCGGGGAGCCTCGAAGCCTCGTCGGTGCTGGGCAGCGGCTGGCTGTTCGTCGCCGTCAAACTGGTCGTCGCCGTCGCCGTCGTCCTCCTGATGCACCAGTATCTCGAAGAGGAGCCCGTCGAGGGGGGGCTCCTGTTGTCGCTGATCGCCGCAGTCGGTCTCGGTCCGGCGACGAACAACATCGTCCTGTTCCTGTTTCTCGCGCCCTGA
- a CDS encoding nucleoside phosphorylase yields MAKQPHLLVEPGDLNDIALIPGDPGRVDRIAGHCEDTETVAQNREYKLVNATYEGRDLTICSTGIGSPSAAIAVEELASVGVETFIRVGTTGALQSDIEIGDMVVATGAAKDEGTSQRYEDVTVPAVPDYDVLSALVDAAEANDEDVHVGPIATDDAFYAETEEYVSDWVAAGLLAVEMEASAVFSLARRKGLAAGAICTVDGNLVEGTQKGETDADELPEKAKDNVERAIELGLTAAASL; encoded by the coding sequence ATGGCCAAACAACCCCACTTGCTCGTCGAACCGGGCGATCTGAACGATATCGCGCTTATTCCGGGTGATCCCGGCCGTGTCGACCGCATCGCCGGTCACTGCGAGGACACCGAGACCGTCGCACAGAACCGCGAGTACAAGCTCGTCAACGCCACCTACGAGGGGCGGGACCTGACGATCTGTTCGACCGGGATCGGCTCCCCGTCGGCGGCTATCGCCGTCGAGGAACTGGCGTCCGTCGGCGTCGAGACGTTCATCCGCGTCGGGACAACGGGGGCGCTCCAGTCCGATATCGAGATCGGTGACATGGTCGTCGCCACCGGTGCCGCCAAAGACGAGGGGACCAGCCAGCGCTACGAGGACGTCACCGTTCCGGCCGTCCCGGACTACGACGTCCTCTCGGCGCTCGTCGACGCCGCGGAGGCCAACGACGAGGACGTCCACGTCGGCCCGATCGCCACTGACGACGCCTTCTACGCCGAAACAGAGGAATACGTCAGTGACTGGGTGGCGGCGGGGCTGTTGGCCGTCGAGATGGAGGCCTCGGCCGTCTTCTCGCTGGCCCGCCGGAAGGGACTGGCCGCGGGTGCTATCTGTACCGTCGACGGGAACCTCGTCGAGGGAACACAGAAAGGCGAGACCGACGCCGACGAACTCCCCGAGAAGGCCAAGGACAACGTCGAGCGGGCGATCGAACTCGGGCTGACCGCCGCGGCGTCGCTGTAG
- a CDS encoding HPP family protein: MLDGVRDRVRTGAQRLHRVERRELREFRRWMETTDHLVHLSMLVVVPLLIGLVTALANAVPSLTFLLFPPLASGTYTLFVDPTGKYSSPGRFVAGLTLGAACGLAALWVSQSFLTAPPGPFAVNAVAAGGAVLLTGLVTWPLGIEEPSGYATALLTLLLQPAQRFPYLGSIFLASTFVAVVFTVWRERFYDRRATYLYESTQGDDHVLVPMRGETPGRTALLGARLAAAHDAGKVVLLDLVPDQAVAAAERALLDGEDTDIDPDDGGDEPLDEGLGTRVDALEREAGRIETRAGVPCEVVVAVDDGTPAATTLGTADAVNCDLVVAPYESEHGALTPYLRRLLGGDTDVLVHRSRTERTRWKHVLVSVRRASDVSHNMVDFATRLAGRSGRVAVATCIGARSDRRRAEEMLADLVEPFEGSFETRVARTDIQSFLTETGSQYDLVVIGASQDRSAASRFVSPPTFERLDAVEADVAIVDRN, from the coding sequence ATGCTCGACGGGGTCAGAGACCGGGTCCGGACGGGTGCCCAGCGACTCCACCGCGTCGAGCGCCGGGAACTGCGGGAGTTCCGCCGGTGGATGGAGACCACCGACCACCTGGTCCACCTCTCGATGCTCGTGGTGGTACCGTTGCTCATCGGACTGGTGACCGCACTGGCAAACGCCGTCCCGTCGCTGACCTTCCTGCTGTTCCCGCCGCTGGCGTCGGGCACCTACACGCTCTTCGTCGACCCCACGGGAAAGTATTCCAGCCCGGGGCGGTTCGTCGCCGGGCTGACACTGGGGGCTGCCTGTGGCCTCGCCGCGCTGTGGGTCTCACAGTCGTTTCTCACGGCACCGCCCGGGCCGTTCGCGGTCAACGCCGTCGCCGCAGGGGGTGCGGTCCTGCTGACCGGGCTGGTGACCTGGCCGCTGGGGATTGAGGAGCCGTCGGGATACGCCACCGCGCTGCTGACGCTGTTGCTCCAGCCCGCCCAACGGTTCCCCTATCTCGGGAGTATCTTCCTCGCGAGTACCTTCGTCGCGGTCGTCTTCACGGTCTGGCGCGAGCGGTTCTACGACCGGCGGGCGACCTACCTCTACGAGTCGACACAGGGTGACGACCACGTCCTGGTGCCGATGCGCGGCGAGACCCCCGGCCGGACCGCACTACTCGGCGCGCGGTTGGCCGCGGCCCACGACGCCGGGAAGGTCGTCCTGCTCGATCTGGTTCCCGACCAGGCGGTCGCAGCGGCCGAACGGGCGCTACTGGACGGCGAGGACACCGATATCGACCCCGACGACGGCGGCGACGAGCCCCTGGACGAGGGTCTTGGGACCCGCGTCGACGCCTTGGAGCGGGAGGCCGGTCGGATCGAGACCCGGGCCGGCGTCCCCTGTGAGGTGGTCGTGGCCGTCGACGACGGGACCCCGGCGGCGACCACGCTCGGGACGGCCGACGCGGTCAACTGCGACCTCGTCGTCGCCCCCTACGAGAGCGAACACGGGGCGCTCACGCCGTACCTCCGGCGGTTGCTCGGCGGTGACACCGACGTGTTGGTCCACCGCTCGCGGACCGAACGGACCCGCTGGAAACACGTCCTGGTCTCGGTGCGCCGGGCCAGCGACGTCTCGCACAACATGGTCGACTTCGCGACCCGACTGGCCGGCCGCAGCGGCCGGGTCGCCGTCGCCACCTGTATCGGCGCCCGATCGGATCGGCGCCGGGCCGAGGAGATGCTGGCGGACCTGGTCGAACCGTTCGAGGGGTCCTTCGAGACCCGCGTCGCCCGGACCGACATCCAGTCGTTTCTCACCGAGACCGGCTCCCAGTACGACCTGGTCGTGATCGGTGCCAGCCAGGACCGCAGCGCCGCCTCGCGGTTCGTCTCGCCGCCGACGTTCGAACGGCTCGACGCCGTCGAGGCCGACGTGGCGATAGTCGACCGGAACTAG
- a CDS encoding NAD-binding protein → MDRRRDWVGARAAILLPTVVAILSFATGVVNISEAPVFGPLAAYVPRSAQRAAGFTGALTGFTLLVGVFGLRRRLRLGWYVTAILLPVSAAQGLVQSSAVSVPLVVLSLVSIPTMLFNRQRFDRAIDLSTAQLAAGAALIGAQVYGTAGTFALREEFNNVSTLTDAFYYTLVTASTVGYGDVTPNTEQATLFAMSVVVLGTASFAIALGTLLGPAIEKRLSEALGNMTDAQLELFQDHVLVLGYGDLTEPILEELTGAVEFVVITPDTDTASRLQQRDIAVLTADPSDEEPLQRAGIEDASAVVAATNDDAQDALSLLTANNMNPSATLVAAATDRENIEKLRRAGADTVISPAVIGGHLIVQSALGREGMESVADTILEVDDER, encoded by the coding sequence ATGGATCGGCGACGGGACTGGGTCGGTGCACGTGCCGCAATCCTCCTCCCGACGGTAGTCGCGATCCTCTCGTTTGCAACCGGTGTGGTCAACATCAGCGAGGCCCCCGTCTTCGGTCCACTGGCCGCGTACGTCCCACGGAGCGCCCAGCGGGCCGCGGGGTTTACGGGTGCGCTGACCGGCTTCACGCTGCTGGTCGGCGTCTTCGGCCTGCGACGTCGACTCCGGCTGGGCTGGTACGTGACCGCCATCCTCCTGCCGGTCTCGGCCGCACAGGGCCTCGTCCAATCGTCGGCGGTGTCGGTTCCGCTCGTGGTGCTCTCGCTGGTCTCGATCCCGACGATGCTGTTCAACCGGCAGCGGTTCGACCGGGCGATCGATCTCTCGACGGCGCAACTGGCTGCCGGCGCGGCGCTGATCGGCGCACAGGTGTACGGCACCGCCGGGACCTTCGCGCTGCGCGAGGAGTTCAACAACGTCTCGACGCTGACCGACGCGTTCTACTACACGCTCGTGACCGCCAGCACCGTCGGCTACGGCGACGTGACACCGAACACCGAGCAGGCGACGCTGTTCGCGATGTCGGTGGTCGTTCTGGGGACCGCCAGTTTCGCGATCGCGCTGGGGACCCTGCTCGGCCCCGCCATCGAGAAACGCCTCTCGGAGGCACTCGGAAACATGACTGACGCACAACTGGAACTGTTCCAGGACCACGTACTGGTCCTGGGCTACGGCGACCTGACGGAACCGATCCTCGAAGAACTGACCGGCGCAGTGGAGTTCGTCGTCATCACCCCCGACACGGACACCGCGTCGCGGCTCCAGCAGCGGGACATCGCCGTCCTCACCGCCGACCCCAGCGACGAGGAACCGCTCCAGCGGGCCGGCATCGAGGACGCGAGTGCAGTCGTGGCGGCCACGAACGACGACGCACAGGACGCCCTGTCGCTGCTGACGGCGAACAACATGAACCCGTCGGCGACGCTCGTGGCCGCGGCGACGGACCGCGAGAACATCGAGAAACTCCGCCGGGCCGGCGCCGACACGGTCATCAGCCCGGCGGTCATCGGCGGACACCTCATCGTCCAGTCCGCGCTGGGCCGTGAGGGGATGGAGAGCGTGGCCGACACGATCCTCGAAGTCGACGACGAACGCTAG